Sequence from the Fulvivirga ligni genome:
AGCAACAACATAGCTACAATAGCCTTTCTCGAAAAAAGAAAAGAGACACATCCTGCTCTGACGGACAACATCTCCTTTAAAAGTTTATTGACTGTCTCGTATCTGGTAGAATCAGGCAATTCATTTGATCTGAACAGAATTCAAGATGGCTTGAAATATATGCATATGTTCGAGGAGCAATACTCTAAAGACCTTTCAATAGATACGGAGTATATAGGCAGATTCTACGCCATCGCTGCCACATATTATTTCAAAAAGGGAAACACGTCCAAGGCAAAACAAACTATCGAAAAAGGGTTAGAATATGCTCCTGGCCATCATGAATTGCTGATAAGAAAGCGTATGATCCGTTAACCTCTATTTTCCGCTGCCAGATTAAATTTCTTTGTAGTAATGTATATGTTTCCTAGCTTGGTTTTTACTAATGCTATAATATTCATCTCCTCCATCATAAAGGCTCCTGGAGGTAGATTATATTTAAGCTGCATGAGACCGGGCTTTTGCGGAACCAGCTTCATGGCGTCGCTAGCAATACATCCGCCATTATCTAATTTACCCATATAAAACATTACATCGTCACTATGGTCAGACATATATAGTTCAACTATGTACTCATTGTTTTTCAATGTGTTATCTATCTCCCTAACCATAATTTTAGGATACTTCTTTTTAAGCGCTCCGTCTTTTAAATACTCTTTTAAGCCTGAGCAGGGTTTATCTTCTTTATAAGGTGCCTCAGTAGTAAGAGCTCCGTTCATCCTATATTTTTCTCGCACTCCGGTAATTTTACCATCTACGTAAGGTGTAACCTGAAATTTCTTTCCTGATTCATAATAGGTGATGGCCGTTCCATGCTTTATATTATCAACATATTCTACTTGTTGACGCACCTTCCCATTCTCATAAAAGTTTTTAGAAACTCCGTTTTTCTTTCCGTTCTTATAAGTGATCAGCGTTTTAACAGAGCCGTCAGCACGGTATTGCTTCATTTCACCGTTTTCAGGTCTTTTCTGGCTCTTCGATTCTTTTTTAGTGGTAGGCTCGCAAGCCATTAACAATACAAATAGGGATAATAAGTAAGTTCTGTGGAATTTCATAAAGTCTGAAGTATACTATCAATAATTTCGTTGGTCGCTCTATCGGCTGAGGCCGCTGCGCCATGGAGTGTACCGCTGTTTCCTTCGATATCAGTAGCCTCACCTGCGAAATATAGTCTCTTATTTACAGATTCTGAAAGAGCAACACGATCAGCGGTTGATCCTCCAACTAAAGGGTAAGAAAATCCACCTTGAATAAATTCATCGGCTCCCCAATCATATTTGGACCAATCTATCAAAGCATTATTGGCAGAAGCTTGCCCGTCAAATAAAAGATCAAGCTCCTCTATAATGGCTGCAAGCATTTGCTCATCTCCCATACTGGTGAGATTATCAGCATCTTCGCCATATACCTCTACAGTCAATACCCTATTGCTTTTGCTGGTTTTAATACCTGCATTTAAATAAGCGGGCACTACATCTCCTCCATAAATATATTTCACGTCCTGCCCCCAGAAGTTTCTATTGAACTTCAAAACCACCTTTAAGGCAGAGGCCATTCCTATTTTCTGAAGGGCAAGTTGCTTATTTACCGGTAAAGCTGGAGAAAAAGTGATCTGTTCATTTTTAAGAATACTTACAGGCACTGTGATTAAAACTTTATTGGCCGTAAATTCTCCATTATCAGTAGTTACTATTACTTCTGCACCACTATGATTAATTGCTGTAACTTTAGTGTTAAACTTCGTTATGTCAGAAAGTCCGGCAAATCTGGAGTAGATAACATCTTCCAGAGGATTATTGGAAAGAATAATTTCCTCATCACTACTGCCCGATAACTTTAAAGAATTAGCCAAAGCCTGAATTCCTATGTCATTATTATCAGCACCAAAAACCTCCCCGATCTGTGCTTCAAGAATTCGGTAAGTATCCGTTTCTATTCCATCTGCTTGAATTGCCTCCAGCACAGTCTTACTTCCTGAATTGTAATTAGTTAGGCCATTTATGAAATTCTGAGCATCCTGAAACCCAGCAAAATTGGTAAAATCCTCGGCTTGCTTTAAGGTAGAGTTATAGTAGAACAATTCTTTTCCTTCCCCTGCCAAACTGCTGGTAGCCAGCCGCATTTCCTGAACCAGCCGATAAAAAGAATTGTCGGAACTTTTTATAACACCTCCTCCTAACTCTATTGGGTAATCTTCAAAACCACGAAGTGATTTCACTCTACCA
This genomic interval carries:
- a CDS encoding toxin-antitoxin system YwqK family antitoxin, giving the protein MKFHRTYLLSLFVLLMACEPTTKKESKSQKRPENGEMKQYRADGSVKTLITYKNGKKNGVSKNFYENGKVRQQVEYVDNIKHGTAITYYESGKKFQVTPYVDGKITGVREKYRMNGALTTEAPYKEDKPCSGLKEYLKDGALKKKYPKIMVREIDNTLKNNEYIVELYMSDHSDDVMFYMGKLDNGGCIASDAMKLVPQKPGLMQLKYNLPPGAFMMEEMNIIALVKTKLGNIYITTKKFNLAAENRG
- a CDS encoding flavin monoamine oxidase family protein; translated protein: MKRRKAIKTMGLTTAAGLLLPNFFQSCKEEEEPKPTIEYDGSIIIIGAGIAGLFAAQALVSQGLTVTILEASSRVGGRVKSLRGFEDYPIELGGGVIKSSDNSFYRLVQEMRLATSSLAGEGKELFYYNSTLKQAEDFTNFAGFQDAQNFINGLTNYNSGSKTVLEAIQADGIETDTYRILEAQIGEVFGADNNDIGIQALANSLKLSGSSDEEIILSNNPLEDVIYSRFAGLSDITKFNTKVTAINHSGAEVIVTTDNGEFTANKVLITVPVSILKNEQITFSPALPVNKQLALQKIGMASALKVVLKFNRNFWGQDVKYIYGGDVVPAYLNAGIKTSKSNRVLTVEVYGEDADNLTSMGDEQMLAAIIEELDLLFDGQASANNALIDWSKYDWGADEFIQGGFSYPLVGGSTADRVALSESVNKRLYFAGEATDIEGNSGTLHGAAASADRATNEIIDSILQTL